In Euphorbia lathyris chromosome 2, ddEupLath1.1, whole genome shotgun sequence, the sequence ccaccttagtcggttttctctcattttattctcaatagatgtaacccctacttttgtcctaattatttcattacgcacccggtcctttctcgtgtgaccacacatccatctcaacatacgcatctccgccaccgacatcttatggatgtggcagtgtttcactgcccaacactccgtaccatataacaatactggtctaattgccgtccggtagaattttcccttcaatctattaggcatgccgggatcacaaaggaaacccgtagcactcttccacttcgaccaaccagctttaatcctatgggcaacatctccatctacttctccatccgtttggataatagatcctaaataccggaagcaatccgaggcctgaacaactctcccatctagggtgattgtccctgcctccctactcctacggccgctaaacttacactccaaatattctgtcttacttcgactcaacttaaagcctctagattctagagtttgcctccatagttccaacttcatctccactccttctttcgtctcatcaaccaacacaatatcatctgcaaacagcatgcaccatggtataccatcttgaagtgaacttgttagttcatccataacgatggcaaaaagaaatgggcttagtgcggaaccttgatgcactccaatcgtaataggaaactcttcagttttcccaacactagtacgtacactcgtgcatactccctcatacatgtcctttatgatgtcaatatatttccgcgaaatgcctttccttatcaaggcccaccaaagtacttcccttggtaccttatcatatgctttctccaagtcaatgaaaaccatatgcaagtctttcttcttatttcgatagtgctccattaattgtctcattagatggatggcttccatagttgatcttcccgacataaagccaaactggttttccgagatcttcaccgtcctccttagcctttgttcaatcactcgctcccaaagtttcatagtgtgactcattaatttgattccccgatagttggcacaatcttggacatcgcctttgttcttatacaaagggattaaggtacttttcctccattctgatggcatcttattgtttctccaaattttgttgaagaacgtcgtcaaccattcgattcctctttctcccaaacatctccaaatctcaatagggatgccatcaggtcctactgctttcttcaacttcatcttacttaatgccattttgacttcacccttttgaattctccgcaggcattcatgatttatcatatcgtgatggatacttatatctccaacatcttgttggcgatctccattaaataagtcatcaaaataggacctccatcgttccttgatatccttatctccaactaggactttctggtccacatccttcacacatttaacttttccgagatctcgcgtcttcctatctctcatccgagcaattctatatatgtctctttccccttctttcgtatccaatcttgtatacagatcccgattcacctttgctctagcatctcgtatgaccttctttacttcccttttagcctctttgtatttttcgtagttctcgtcactcctacatttccccaatagtttataggattctctcttactctttactgcttgtcgtacttcttctgtccaccaagatgtgtccttacccggtggcatgctacctttagattcccctagaacttccttcgctacttcccttatactatgctccatcttattccatattgaatctatatctgaatccatattgcaagtccaaatatcttttttggtcatctcatccacaaatttttgttgattctccccttgcaatttccaccacttaatcttagtctctacttgaggtgtttgttttcttatacatttcctacttcgaaaatctagcaccactactctatgttgggttgtcgtactctcaccagggatcaccttacaatcaatataactctttctccaagcactccttactaagaagaagtcaatttggctcgcattaccgccactccgataagtcactaagtgggatgttctcttcataaaccatgtgttcatgatactcaagtcataggctgatgcgaattccaaaatatcatttcctgcttcattcttatctccaaaaccataccctccatgaacactctcaaacccatctcgcctagaacccacgtgtccattgagatcaccccctagtaccattttttcatccctaggaacctgttgcaccacttcctctaagtcatcccaaaaagcttgtcttatagacacatctaatcctatttgtggcgcatatgcactaatgacattcacaacctcatcccctatcactagcttaacactcataattctatcgctcttcctagacaccgctactacctcatcaatatactccctatcaataagaatacctactccatttctacccttatcctttcctgagtaccaaagcttataaccccaaggagctatctctctagccttggctccaacccacttggtttcttgtaggcataatatatttattctcctcctcttcataacatctacaatttcagctaatcttcctgtcaaagaacctatgttccatgtcccaaagcgtaacccttgcatatttgacaccacccccgggtcctggggtggcgcgccgcttcggggcgacgacctagcaacccttgcacatttatcactacacccgggtctaggaagtgcagcgcatcgctgagtagggaacgccccaacggtatttatattatggttcatgtcataagatgtggctaagttttacgctggccgccacaaacctaccgcaaccctcctcctttgtccgggcttgggaccggctgtaaaggccaccaagtgaccctcacaggcggagtttcCTAACagtaaacattaggggtatttttacaccttattcctttatttatttattttacagaTTTTAGAAATGGATTGAGTAAAAATGTTTACAATGGTTAAGAAGTTCAAATTAAACTTTTTGATCAAGTTAGTTCACTTTTACTCGAACATGTTTTTTTACAGCTTTATATGTAAATTCTGTTTCTAGCTAacaatttttgtttattttacttCTGAGATTCTGCAAATGAATGAAACTGTTTGTGACATTTAGTACAGGTCAAATTCTTTCGGTTTTTTTACTGTCCGGTTGAATCCGAATTCGAGTTACGAGGATAAAGCTTTTCGAACATCTATTTTTAGCTCTATACGAAACTCGAATCCGAGACCTTTTCTAACCACAACAAAAATGGCAATTCAAACTGATTACAATTATTATCATGGAGGTTCCAGCAGCATTTGGTCATGCTCAGACCTTGCTTTAGACAGCAAAGACTCCCAGGTACATAATATAATCAAAAATCAAATTACGACGAAAATTATACGTTTAACAACAGATATCCGTCGGTATTTTCATTACCTCTTGATTTTGTGTGTTTCCAGTCTTTGACCTTCTTTTCATTTTCCTGAAATAAAGGGTATGGACATCTCTGAAAGCCTGGTTCAGGGATCAATCTCTCTGGGGAGATACGAAAACGACGCTATTGCTTGGGAAAAATATTCAGTTTTTACTCCCAACAGGCTTCAAGAGGAGATAGAGAAGTTCAAGGAACCCGGATTGGTTGCTCAAAAGAAGGCATACTTTGAGGAAcgttataaaaagaaaagaacttTAAAAGCCTTAATACTGGATACAACCCGAAAAGACGACGAAACCTGTCAAATTTGGCCTACAGATGATCATAATAACCTGCAGAGAGCAGAAAGTACGGATAGATTAGAGCAAGAATCAGAAACATGCTGCGAAAGGGATTCCGTATTAGTAGAACAGTCCGTATTAGAAAGAGAGACTCCACTCTCTCCATCTTTCAGAAGATGCTCAGATACTTCCCTCAGAGTTCGGGTCAACAGAATTGAGTGCCGGTTGAAGAAACTCTCACCTGTTCCAAAGCCTAAGGTAAAGTAGCTATAAAGTTTAAAGTATTCATTAAAACATATGATCATTTTGTTCATACTAAGTTTAAACTTGTTCTCTGAACCAGTGGAGTACTTCTTCGCCTAAATCGAAGTCTGATGGAAGGATTAGGAAAGATGCGGTGAAGGCGATTGAGAAGCCGAAACTAACTGCTCTAAGGGTAATTACAAGAGAAGTAGATGATGGTTTTGTTTCCACCAAAAGCATTACTCCTAAGTCAGCCAGAAACACAACATCTAACCCATTTTCGTCCCATAGACAACAAAAAGAAGTCCAATGCGCTAGTACAACTACTTGTTCTTCGTTCACGAAGAACAAGAGACTCTCGCTTTCTTCAAGTTCTATGGCTAGCTTGATTAATGGAGGTTTAGCAGAAAAatcatcaacaacaacaacaacatcagtcctaactcaattTTCTCAGGTAGGCCATCACATTTGCAATCAGCTAGAGATAATAAAACTACTTCGTTTTCATGGTATTCGAGCCTATTAGACCAAAATGTCTAGAGCTCGAATCCAGACAACTCTACTATTAATTGAAATTTCAGCATAAAGGTAGAGTAGAGTAGAGTAGGCTTATGTTTGTAACACACTTCAAACCCGCctatcagcttaagcttttGGGTCAAGTGGTTCTTTAATGCAATCACATTAAAGTTGTGGTTCCGTTATCAATGACGGCTCTTTATTTGTGCAGAGCAATTCAAAAGAGATCATCAACACAGTTCATTTGAGAAAATTGAGTGTAGACAAGAGGTTGGTTATCCTGATTTCATCTCCTTCATCCTTCTGTCTCTTTCGCAATCTCCTAGGATTATAACTCAGAGTGTTTTTTCAGGACTTCCGGAGTTGGAGTAGTAAAGAAGTCTCAGGAATTGAGCAACCACCATAGAAGATCAAACAGTGGAGAATCCAAGTCCCCAAGACCAAAATCAATGTAATTCATATCCCATTTTGATCTATTCAAGAAATTTTGACAAGTTTCTCTATTTTGCCCCGAGTGCGAAAatttgaaattggaaatgatatGTCAATGAATTCCAGGACAATAAAACCTACAGCTGATAACAAATCTAAACAAGCTATCGGACCTGAGGTTGAGGAAAGAATCAATTCTCCCaggctctcaaaacaaaaaaaggtAAATACAgtttcaataaaaataaagctaATTAGAAAGCATGGATTCTTAAAAAAACATAGTTACTGCAGTTTTTTCAACTATTATGAAGTCATTTTGTCATGGAatcgattgaactaaaagttaaggcccaatcatagatCCTGTATTAACCTCTTACACATTTCATGTACATTGACAGAAGGAGCTAGGCTGGAGATGAGACAAAAGTCCTGAGATGATTGACTGAAGTATCATATTTCGGCGACGCTCCAGAATTAAGAGATTCATTGCTGTTATGATGATGCAAATCATAAAATGTTCATATTACCCTTAAAAGATGCCAAATGATAAGGCACGATAATTTTGTCCCGTTCAAATCTAACCACATTTGTAACATAATTCGCataaagaagaataagaaaaagccTCTTACTGTTCCAGATTTTCGCTTTCATGTACAGAACTGATAGCATACTGATCTATGTATTTCCCTCTCTCTTGCTTTGATTGCCTGCACATTGACATAAAAATTGGAATCATCACTTAAAAATCTGGTTCCtttattttgaattaattaAAAAGAACAACCTGCTTTTCTCAGTCTGTAAAGAGTGTCCGGAGAGCGAGTAAAATGATCCTGTTGCCCCAATCCGATCAAAAGCCCTTTCGCTCTTAAATGTGTAACGAAAGCTAGCACAACAGCTACTGGAGTCCCAACAAGATAATATGCACCCTATAAGCAGACACGGGAAAcgttatttttaaaacataaacaGAAATAGACACGGACATTAAATGCAGAAAAGCTAGTAACGAGAAGTGTTCATGCAACACGATATGCACCAAGATTCACATAACCTCCTATATTATGCCATCCGCTTCCCCTAGCAATTCCTGATACAGACAAGAAAACCCTGCAATCATATGTTACCTAAAAAAATCTTCCGTAAATGAATGAACTTAACAGAAACTTCGCCTAGATGAGAATACCGATTGTAAGCTGTCTGTAATAACTGATAGACAAAGAAAAGGTGCCATATCTGCAAGATTATGTACAATTTCCTTGTCACTGCTAATTGCATACCCTAGAATCCAGTGACAGGCAAACTAAGCTCATACTAGCCATTCCTGCTAATGCtatagggctgtaatcgagctgAGTCGAGCCGAGAGCTTTGGCTGCTCATCCTCAGCTCGGcagaaaattaacgagctcgaccTGAGCTTCGAGCTCGAAATCCTGTTCATGAGCTGCTCGTGAGCAACTCATTAATTTTGGTCATGAACTTTCTTGCAAGCAACTCATTAATTCTGTTCATGAATTTTACCCTTGAGCagctcattaattatatttataagcAAGCTCACGAGTAAAGCTCGTCAACAAATAAACAAGCTGCTCACGAACATTTCGTTTATGGCTTATTTATTGTGCTCGAGAACGAGCTCATAATAAAAATACTACCTAGTTTTGAAATTTACAAAACTAAAGTTTTATAGAAAACTACTTTGTTTTACATTTCTCCCTTTTATAGAATAGTAGAAAtactaattattaaaaaaataatcgaaccTAGCTTGCTCACAAGCCCATTAATGAACATTATAAttgagcttgttcatgaacttatAACCGAGCTTGCTCACGAGCTTTCAAGCCGTGTTTCATAGtactcaagctcggctcgtttataaatcgagtcAAACACAATAAAACTTTGCACGCGGAACTCATTAATTCTGTTCATGAATTTCGCTCGCGAAtaacttattaattatgttaatTTGAAATTTACACAAATATTTCCTCTTCtatagaaatactattattaaaaaataataataaaatcaaaCTTGCTCACGAGCGCATTCATGAATATTACTCCCTCTGCTCCACAATACatgtcttttaaggttaatgcacactaattaaaaatgcaattaatttcaagtaaaagactttgttacccttgcattaattgcatccactaataactttatctattcccaagacaaaaagtcaacttaaataggggtatatttggtaaaagtaaattaatatgcatagattgaaacaaaatgacatgtattgtggaacaaaaaaacttctctagaaagacatgtattgtggaacGGAGGGATTATAATCGAACTTACTCATAAACCTATAACTGAgactgctcgcgagctttctaGCCGAGTTTAGCCGTGTTGCTCACGAGCTTCCGAGTCGAGTTTCGGCGTGTTGAATGTCAACTCGCTTACAAatcgagctttcgagccgagtttcACCGTGTTGAATGTCaactcgtttacaaatcgagctgaATACGATCGAGCTTTTTatcgagctgctcatgagcagctcggcATATTTACAACCCTACCGCTGTTTGTGCTATGCATCTACCTTAGacagaaacaaaacaaaattcaCACCTAGAGCCAGCAAATGCATTTTCATGGGATACAAAACAGGAGTAAAAGGTTACAAGGTGATGGACCTTCAAACACACAGAATATCTGTCTCTAGAATTGTATAGTTCTATGAGACAAATTTTCCCTATCAACCTCAACCTAAAACACGTATACCAAATACAAGACCCTCTaataaccaaatgaatttggtcattcattgTTAGATCTACGCTTATCAGAATCCTAGGGTGGAGATTTAAAGCATcctaaggcttagatttaataagcctagatctaacggtgaataaccaaattcatttggtcaccagggtccatgtgaacactactgtCTGCCACCAATACCCTATTCCCAACTCAACTAGAACTAGATGCATCAGAATATTTCACATTACCAGGCACAGACAATTCAATTTGATGAAACACAAGAGGAGCCAAAAGAGCAAAATACAGATATACATGAAAATGATCAAATACAGCCACAGACAATGACCAACCCGAACCTGTGCAGCAACAAGCACACGAACTACATCACCTCAGAAGGTCATCCAGACCTAGACATCCTCCAAAATATCTTCAGGATTAGCACCAGTAGCTTGCAGGATCAACAGTCTCTCTTGAGCAAATATCCAAAGACACCACACTTATTGTCAAAACACCTCTCCTATGCTCACTTATCCCCAGCCAAGAGAGCATTTTCAATAAATATATCTTGCCACGCTGAACCTGCAAGATATGAGGAGATCATCAAACATGAACACTGGAGAAATGCAATACAAACAAAATTGAATGCATTACATGATAACAATACCTGGTACATAACCACATTGCCACAGGGCAAAAAGGCAATATGCTGCCGCTGGATCTTCAAAATCAAACACAGAGCTGATGGTACTGTTGAGAGATACAAGGCGAGGCTGGTCGCCAAAGGCTTCACACAGAAAGCAGGCATAGACTTCACTAAGACCTTCGCACCTGTTGCAAAGATAACAACAATCAGGTTATTCCTTGCTCTAGCAAGTATGAATGGCTGGATACTTGACCAGCTTGATACTTGCACAATTCCTCCTATGCAAGGCTAAGCAGTTTGCAGACTGAGAAAGTCACCCTATAGTCTTCGACAAGCTGCACGGCAGTGGAATGTCAAATTATCCACAGCTTTGAAGAATTTTGGTCTTAAACAGACCACATTTGATCCGTCCTTATTCATCAAGATCATAGATAACACCTTCCTTGATGTCTTAGTATACGTTGATGACATTTAGTCACCAGCAATTGCAGAGGCACAGGCACGGTCACTAAGATCAAGTCATATCTTCATAGTTGTTCAAAATCAATATTGGCCCCCTCAAATACTTTCTGGGCTTGAAATTGCGAGGGAACAGTCTGATACACCTTTGTCAATGAAAATACTGCCTTGAACTTATTCAAGAACAGGCTTTCTGGGATTCAAGCCAGCAAGCACACCAGCTACATCAACCCGATTCCAAACCTCGCAGACGTTCCAACTTATAGACAACTCATAGGCAAGTTGCTCTACTTAACACACACTTGCCCAGAAATTTGCTTATCGTTCAACAACTATCTCAACATCTCAATGCTCCCACCAGTGAGGACCTTCAAAGAGCACATCGTGTTCTTCGATACCTCAAAGGCTCCCCAAGACAAGGTCTATTCTTCCCAGTTCATAACACAGCAACCATCAAAGGCTTCACGGATGCTGACTGGGCATCCTGTGAAGAAAGAAGGAAATCCCTCACTGGATATTGCATATTCTTGGGCAAATTCATCATCTCCTGGCATTCGAAAAAACGATCTACTGTCTCCCATAGCTCCTCCAGGCAGAATTTAGAGCACTGGCAACTTCTGTCTGCCAGATTCAATGGCTTCTTATCTTTGCGTTCATCATTTGGTAAAGGTTGCTGATTGTGTGGTGTGTAACAATAGCCAACTTCTTTAGCATATCATACACTTCATACGAAATCTCGAATACTATGTAATGAAAAGCTCATAACAAAGGAAAAGTTACAaaacaaaacatatatatatatatatacaaagtcATGTTTTGGATAATATTCATCTCCTTTGTCACTTTATCCCTCAAATCAAAGACCCAAAGACTATGTTACAGTGCTCTACCACACAGTGCATATACTCATACTAGAGCTTGAACAATCCTTTGTTGAATTGAATCTACcctgattttttttaatcctAAACAAAAATTCACAAATGAATTCCATATAGtttgaataaataaaatcatcttcttcttcaagtATTAACTGTCAGAATTTTTGAACCAAAAAACGGATCCATTAGCCAATCATTTTCTTGCTTATTTCTTCAAAGTATCAAGCAAACACAAATGGGAAGACAACAAAAAGAAAGTGAAAGTATACAACGAGAAAAATATTATTAGTGTGATAAATCTCAAATTAATTTCACGATGGGACAAACAATTATACAAACACGAGTTAAACTCAACTTAAATGCAAATCCCAAACCTAGGCAATATATAGGAATCCAAAAATGAATGGTAAGACTCAATCTAGCAAATAAATGGCAACTACTCTGTTACAACTTGCAAGCATTTTGaggtttgatataatttaaagggGTAAACATCTAAAATAATGAAGTTCATAAGCAAATACTATAGAGTTAGAAGGTCAAAAGAGGTATGCTTCATCTTTCTTTCACTTGTACTTTGTATAAAATTCATTGTTTTAACTGAAGACGCTCCTAATTGCTTCTTTTACATGGTtaggagaaagaaagaaaaaattaaggGAAAAAACACAGAAAGCTACCTGTACTAAGGTCTATGTTCAAGCTGGCACAACTTCATCTCTAAATCTGTAGCCAACTTTTCCATACCTGCTTTCTGCAGACGTTCTCTGACTTCCATGTAGACTTTATGATTTGGTTTAAGACCTTTCTCAATCAATTCAGAAAGAATATTTTCCGCTTTAACTGCATTTCCTGTTTTCAGATGAAGCCTTGCAAGCAAGCTGTAATTCACAGATCTTGAATACTTATCATCCGACTCAACAATATATTTGTGTGCCTCCTCATACTTGTTCGAGTTGAAATATCCTCTGATAAATGCAGCATGTGTCGAAAGCCTAGGTCGAAGACCCCTTGACATCATATCGGCAAAAAACTCGAAAGCAATTTCCAAGTTGCCATCATTACAATAGTGACATATAAACACTTCATATGTTAATGCATCAGGAGGAcaatctttctctttctctttcatttCCTGAAACATTTTGTATGCAACCACAATTTCACCATTCTTTAGCAAAGTACTAATTAATCGATTGTAATTTTGCACTAATGGATAGCCTTCGTTCCTCATCTCATCTATCagatttctcgcttccccaaaCTCACATCTTCCACACATTTCCTTAAACAAAAGGTTGTAGTTAGACAATCTCTTCTCTGTATTCTCGATAACAAATTTTTCCATGGCCAAGGATCTTAAAACGCTGAATATCTCAATCAATGAATGAACTCCAGTAAAGTAACATATTCCCCCGACTTCTTTCAATATAATAATCACTTTCTGTGTTGATTCTTTCAGCTTAGCCTCATCAGCAGCCATAACAAGTAAATACTCAAATGCCTTCCTGGTTAGGGACAATCCTTTCAACCTAAAATCATTCAGAAGACCTCGCATAGCATTATAATCATCTAAACGCCCACAATTATCGATAACAAGACTACAGATTTCGGGGTTACATCCCAAATCCGGGTGTCTATGTCTAATCCAATAAAAGTAATGCAATGCAGGCCTGTTCTTTCTATTTAAAACCTGAAAAACTCGAGCAACTAAAGCAATAGATAGTCTTCCATCCAGCAAATTCAACTTAGATTCTACAGCACCTTCATCACCAGTTAGTATATTTACAATCTTTAAGACTTCCTTTGAACTCACTCCTGGTCTATACTTATCAGTAGGCAATTTTATGAACTGAGAGGAAGGACCAGATAACGCTGAATAAGATCGAAATCCAACAGGGGGTCGAGTTAAATACAAGATTAGATTCAAAATTTGACCCGTATAACCATCATACTTGTGGTTATAACTGCTGAAACTCAAAAAAATTGAAGGGTATATTATAGAACTAAGAGAAGGCCATACATGCCTGCGTATTTGATACCTACATAAATAgaaaaattagggaaaatttAGTATGTTAACTTAGAGCGGATTGCATTTCCAGAAAACGGCTCAATGGAAGCTAAGTTTTCACTAGGACAAGTAAGAGTGGAATACGAGAAAACAGAAGTTGAAAAGTACCTGAAATTGGAGGTCGAAAAACTTGAGATTTTCATGGTGAATAAGAGCTCCCTCCGTCTGTGGAATTTCTCAAACACAAAAGACATCAAACGGGGAGGGGGGTTTCATGGTGAAGAAGACAAAATGAGGAATTGAGTGAAGAAGCGGGTAAATTACaaccatggccactgaactttaactattttcatattatggccactcaacttcatttcttcccgatatggccactcaactttacattttttaacatcggtggccactcaattttaattaacttcTTCAAATGACAGTTAACGATcgttaatgacctcaaaatgaaaatattcaaaaattaaagttgttcagaacgacatttaccatgaaaccacattttttattttcgaaaatcacattttttggatctttctctctctaaaaatccactctctctcctaaccaaacaacacctaaatgacatcaaaacgaatattttcaagaattaaagttccttagaatatcattaatattttggattttttatttttagccgttaATGGTCGTTTTGATGCGTTAAGTgtccaccggtgttaaaaagtgtaaagttcagtggtcataccgggaagaaatgaagttcagtggccataatatgaaaatggttaaagttcagtggccatggatgtaatttacccgtgaAGAAGCCTGCCTAAACGACATCGTTCATGCTAATACTAAAATCCTTGGCGGCAACTTTTCCCTATTTATTTAATGGGTTAAGTTTTATCCGTCTTCTTCCCAAATTGTTATCGAGTTTGAATCCTTCTCTCTGGAATCGGAAATTCATTAGTCATCCCTTCCGAACTCAAATCGTCGACTGTCTCTGTTATCGGAAGTTCCGTCTGCCCTCCGTCACTGCTTGTTCTAGACTTCTGGTTGTTCAGCTCAACTTCTCAGTGCTCAGTCACTGAGATTCTAAGGTAAGCTGCCAAATTTCGAATATCACAGGCCTCTTATGTCCTAGTATCAATATTGGTTTTACTATATTATCTGAAGAATGCCTGATTTATGGGGTTTTTGATGGACTATTAACATTTGAATATTCAAGAACTATCATTCTAATTTTTATGTCAGATTGGAGGTGACTATTTCAACAGCTGAATGATTCAAACTTCCATCTTTATGCTCGgctttcataatttttttcttttccacaCTAAATATATGTTGGCTAAAAGATTATTAAATGCCTATATGAAAttgtagaaaaagaaaaatatgttttttattttcctagAAACTCAACTGTATAGAAACGACTAGGCTCGTTTTTAGAGCTGTGAAGAGTCTAGTCGAggcgagctttggcctgctcgtGTTTGGCTCGACAGAAAATG encodes:
- the LOC136217386 gene encoding pentatricopeptide repeat-containing protein At3g48810-like gives rise to the protein MSFVFEKFHRRRELLFTMKISSFSTSNFRYQIRRHVWPSLSSIIYPSIFLSFSSYNHKYDGYTGQILNLILYLTRPPVGFRSYSALSGPSSQFIKLPTDKYRPGVSSKEVLKIVNILTGDEGAVESKLNLLDGRLSIALVARVFQVLNRKNRPALHYFYWIRHRHPDLGCNPEICSLVIDNCGRLDDYNAMRGLLNDFRLKGLSLTRKAFEYLLVMAADEAKLKESTQKVIIILKEVGGICYFTGVHSLIEIFSVLRSLAMEKFVIENTEKRLSNYNLLFKEMCGRCEFGEARNLIDEMRNEGYPLVQNYNRLISTLLKNGEIVVAYKMFQEMKEKEKDCPPDALTYEVFICHYCNDGNLEIAFEFFADMMSRGLRPRLSTHAAFIRGYFNSNKYEEAHKYIVESDDKYSRSVNYSLLARLHLKTGNAVKAENILSELIEKGLKPNHKVYMEVRERLQKAGMEKLATDLEMKLCQLEHRP